In Isoptericola variabilis 225, the genomic window CGGCGCGGACGTCCTCGTGGTCGCTCTCGGCCGCGAAGGCCTGGAGCGCCTCCTTGGCCTTGCGGCTCAGGCGCTGCGGCACCACGACCTGCACCGTCACGAGCAGGTCGCCCGTCGCCTTCGACGTCCGCACGCCGCGGCCCTTGACGCGCAGCACGCGGCCCGACGGCGTGCCCGCCGGGACCTTGAGCCGCACGGTCTCGCCGCTCAGCGTCGGGACCTCGATCGTCGCGCCGAGCGCCGCCTCGGCGAACGTCACCGGCACGGTGACCCGCAGGTCGACGCCGTCGAGCGAGAACACCGGGTGCTCCTCGACGTGCACCGTGATGAGCAGGTCGCCCGCGGGGCCGCCGGCGACGCCCGGGCGTCCCTTGCCGCGCAGGCGGATCCGCTGGCCGTCGTTGACGCCGGGCGGGATGCGTGCCGTGATGGTGCGCCCGTCGACCATGAGCTCGACCGTCGCACCCTCGACGGCCGCGCGGAACGGCAGCGTTATCGACGTCTCGACGTCGGCGCCGCGGGTCGCCGCCGGGCCGCCGAAACCCGTGCGCCGGCCGCCCGCCGCGCCGCCCATGCCGCCGAACATCGAGCCGAGGATGTCCTCGAAGCCGGCGCCCGCCGTCTGCGAGTACCGCACGCGCGGCCCGCCGGCCGTCGGTGCGCCGCCGCCGAACATCGCGCCGAAGATGTCCTCGAACCCACCGCCCGCGGCACCGCCCGGGCCCGCGGAGAACCGTGCGCCCCCGCCGGCCATCGCGCGCAGCGCGTCGTACTGCTTGCGCTGCTCGGGGTCGGAGAGCACGGCGTACGCCTCCCCGATCTCCTTGAACCGCGCCTCCGCCGCCGGGTCGCCCGCGTTCTGGTCGGGGTGGTGCTGGCGGGCGAGCTTGCGGTACGCCTTCTTGATCGTCGCGTCGTCGGCGTCCTTGGGGACGCCGAGAGCAGCGTAGAAGTCCTTCTCGATCCAGTCCTGGCCGGTCACGACGCCTCCCTCCTCATCTCTCCTGCCTCTGTGGGCATGATTTCTGGCCTGATTCGTCCCTCTAGACGGGACATTCCGGTCCAGAAATCATGCCCACAGCGGTCTGCCTCACTCCGGTCCGACGACGCCCACGCGGGCGGCGCGGACCACCTTCCCACCGATCCGGTAGCCGGGCTCGACCACCAGGTTGACCGTGGTGGCCTTCGCCCCGG contains:
- a CDS encoding DnaJ C-terminal domain-containing protein, which produces MTGQDWIEKDFYAALGVPKDADDATIKKAYRKLARQHHPDQNAGDPAAEARFKEIGEAYAVLSDPEQRKQYDALRAMAGGGARFSAGPGGAAGGGFEDIFGAMFGGGAPTAGGPRVRYSQTAGAGFEDILGSMFGGMGGAAGGRRTGFGGPAATRGADVETSITLPFRAAVEGATVELMVDGRTITARIPPGVNDGQRIRLRGKGRPGVAGGPAGDLLITVHVEEHPVFSLDGVDLRVTVPVTFAEAALGATIEVPTLSGETVRLKVPAGTPSGRVLRVKGRGVRTSKATGDLLVTVQVVVPQRLSRKAKEALQAFAAESDHEDVRAELRRRAAAG